The Proteiniborus ethanoligenes genome includes the window CCTGATAATATGTGGGACTATTTTGGAATTAACTGATTGAGGACTTGCATCTCCATAATCAACGTACACACCGCTAGCATCGTTCTCAACGTTAGCTCTGCATATGGCAGTCATATTATTAGAATCGTTAGGAAGTTGGATTATTTCAACCCTGATAGACTTTAAGCCCATTTCATGCGCTGCATTCAGTAGACCTTCATATTTTACAAACTCTTTACCGTTCAATCTAACAATAAATCTAGTATCAACCATAAAAAACACTCCTTTAATATTCACTCGGTAATAAGAAAGTGACATAAGATCCATCGTCTATTACCCAGAATTTATTATCCTGACACATTGCGACCTGGAGATAATCAGCTTCTTCTTTACTATTTACTCTTTCCTTGATAATTTTTTGCAATGTAGTTAATGCTATCAAAGAAGAAAAGGGTTCAAATAATTCATTGAACCCTTTAGTCATAACAACTTGATTATTAAATCTTGCTCCACATGGTTGTTCTTGTGGCTCTAGCTTTATATTAAACATCAAAATTCATCTCCCAATTTTATATTTTTTTTCAAACCAAAATAAAAAACGAAGTTATATTTATATAACCTCGTTTTTATATCCTTAATTTGAATTTTGTGAAGTAATTGGACGTTTATAAATCAACACTAACCTTTGTGGCCTCACATTTTCTCTAATTCCTGTAACATAATCTTCGTTTCCAAAGTTAGGATAGGCAGTTTCCATTTCAAGATATGAAGTTACTAGCTCCCATCCTTCAGAACCCAATTCATTGAGTTCAAATGGTGATGGAGATATTGAATTATATTCACCAGAGCCTGCACCAGTTCTATTATTTGATTGATTAGGGAAAACATCTATGATTTTGTATTCCCATTGCTGTGGTGCAACTTGCACTTCCTGACCTGTGTAAATTAAGAAAGTCATAAAGAGAATCAATATTAAGCAAGTTGTTATCAGTATTTGTGACCAGTTTTTTGTTTTCTTCTTTTTTGCCTTAATTTCATCTTGAGTAATAGATTCTTGAGTAGTTATTTGTTCTTCTTCTGAAGCTATTGAATTATCAGACATTATTATACATCCTCCCTTATAAAAAAGTATTATTAATACTCAGTTCTACATAAAACTGCATTTTCCTCTAATAATTAACAGGTAATATTGTAAGAAACAAATGAGCCATGTTAATATTGCTTGCATGGTTCCAAAAGAGCTAACTGATTTCCCTTTTATTACTTATACTAGACTTTATATTATGTCATATTCCTTTAAGCTAACATATTTATTATCCCCTACAATAATATGATCAAGGAGCTTAATTCCTAATACGTTACCAGAGTCTTTTAATCGCTTTGTAATCTCAATATCTTCTTTTGAGGGGGTGAGATCTCCACTTGGATGGTTATGTGCAGCGATTATACTATGAGCCCTAAGTCTTACTGCTGGAGCAAAGAACTCTCTAGGATGAATTATTGAAGAATTTAAACTTCCAACAGATATTGTTGTATGACTGATAACCTTGTTTTTAGTATTAAGAAGAATTGCAATTACTCTTTCTTCTTCGAAAAGACTTACTGATTTAACATAATCATAGATATCTTTAGGCGATTTTATATA containing:
- a CDS encoding DUF4177 domain-containing protein, whose amino-acid sequence is MSDNSIASEEEQITTQESITQDEIKAKKKKTKNWSQILITTCLILILFMTFLIYTGQEVQVAPQQWEYKIIDVFPNQSNNRTGAGSGEYNSISPSPFELNELGSEGWELVTSYLEMETAYPNFGNEDYVTGIRENVRPQRLVLIYKRPITSQNSN
- a CDS encoding JAB domain-containing protein — its product is MKELLRSILKEESVQYIENNYPNLKTLANSTKKELLQIPGVGEKSAKQLKAIFEISKQLLLPKDSSCYIKSPKDIYDYVKSVSLFEEERVIAILLNTKNKVISHTTISVGSLNSSIIHPREFFAPAVRLRAHSIIAAHNHPSGDLTPSKEDIEITKRLKDSGNVLGIKLLDHIIVGDNKYVSLKEYDII